In the Desulfosporosinus acidiphilus SJ4 genome, GGGATACCGAAGAGAACTGCGACCACCACAGCAAAAGGATTATTTTTCCCGGCGTATTTGGCCAGCGCATCCTTAGGAATCCATCCGTGCATAAATCCACCAATCGCAATACCTATCACGACATAAATCCATATTTTCTTAATGAGGTCCAAGGTGAAAACCCAGGCATCGCGAAGTCGTTCGCTTAACGTGGGAATCGGTATTTCGAGCCCATCATCATTAAGCTTAATTTCATAGACATAGCCCTCGACATATTTTTCTAATCCGAGCTTGCCTAAGATGAGACCGCTTATAAGAGCGATGATTTCGCCGGACACAATATAGATGAGAGCAATTTTAAGCCCGAAGAGGCTGTATAGGAGTCCCAGAGCGACTTCATTAACCATTGGGGCAGCTACTAAATATGAAAATGTTACTCCTAAGGGAATACCGGCTTCAACAAAGCCTATAAACAAGGGCACCGCTGAGCAGGAACAAAAGGGAGTGACGATGCCAAGCAGTGCTGCGAGGACGTGAGCAAGAAAGGTATGCCCTTTTTTAGCAGCAAGAATTTTTCGGGTTTTTTCCGGTGGAAAGAAACTGCGAATAAAGGTAATTGCATAGATGATTAAGAAAAGCAGAATGAAGATCTTGATAGTATCGTAGACAAAAAAGTCAAGCGCACTTCCAAGTTTTGAATCTTTGGCAATATTAAATACGGAGTAAATAAGCCAGTCGGCTAAATTTTGAGTCCAAGTAAACATATAATCACTTCCTGTATTACTATTTAAACTGGTTATGTGCTTGGGAAAGAGGGTACAATATAGCCTATAAAACGATAAGAGAGAAGCGACTGAAGGATGAATGTTCACCTCCTATAAGTAATTAAGTATTTTCTAATATTATTATAATACGTCATTTTTCTTTTTCAAGAGAGGCAGACCGTAAAAAATAAAAAAACCGTCATCATCTGATGGCGGTTTTAAGGTCAAGTTGTGGTGAATAATAGAAAAGGTAGCAAAGGTTGGTGAATTTAATTTTGCGTTTGAATTAACTTTATAATTTCGGCCACAGACAATACTTTTCCATACGATTTCACCTTTTCGTTAATCACAAATCCAGGAGTTCTCATGACGCCGTACTTCATGACCTCTTTAATGTCCTCAACTTTCGTTATCGAGGCATCGATTCCTATCTCAGCAATGGCCGCTTTGGCATTAGCCTCTAATTTCTTGCAGTTGGCACAACCGCTGCCCAGAATTTTGATCTCCATTTTCTGTACCTCCTTAAGTAATAGATTCTTGAATGCTCATAATATGGGCGATAGCAAACTCATCCGTTAGTTCAATAATAGCTTTAACTTTCTCAGAGCTTATTCGATAATGAATATTGAGCCCAACCCTCTCACTTGCGACTAAACCAGCCTCTTTAAGGATCTTTAAGTGTTGTGATAGGTTTGATTGGCTAAATTCAACATCTTCAGTGAGCTTGCAGACACATTTAGGTCCATCGAGTAAAAATTTAACAATCTTATAACGAATCGGATGGCCCAACGCCTTTAAAATTTTTGCGCTTAATTCTATTTGGTTCATGATGTTCATCCTTTATAGGTATAATCGCTTTACAAGAATAATTATATTATAAAATACTAATATAAATCAATTTTAATTTATTTGTATAATCTAATACAAGCACGAAGACAACAGTGAGGATACATATGCCTCTTGTTCATATCTAAAAAATTTGATATAATTAGTTTCATGATAGATATTGTTAAAATTTCGAAAGCACTCGGTGATCCTATTCGCTATAACATTTTATTGATGCTCCTCAACCATAAAGGATGCACTTCATCACTATGTCAGACAGACATGGAGGGCGTGTGCAATTGTGAGATTATGGAGGAGTTTGGTATGATTCAGTCTCGTGTTTCTTACCATATGAAAGAACTCTGCGAAAGTGGGCTTGTCACAGAAATACCCAAGGGAAAGTGGAAATATTATACTCTGAATAAGGAGGCCATACGAGAGTATAGCAAAGAATTAGGGGTTATTTTTCAACTATAACCCCTATTATTTTGAGGTAACCATCAAAATTTCTTGATATGTTAAGGAAAACTTAAGTTATCGTGATTAATGGAACACACATTACCTATGATAAGGCTTATATGTTTTTTATGAATAGTTAAATAAAATTGGAGGCGATACATAATGAACCATGAGAAACCTGTTAGTCGCAAACTCTCTACTCTGGACCGATATTTAACGTTATGGATTTTCTTGGCTATGGCAGTTGGGGTGGGATTAGGATACTTTGTTCCTTCGTTTTCTCAATTTCTTAATCACTTGTCGGTTGGGACGACCTCGATACCGATTGCTATTGGTTTAATCGTTATGATGTATCCCCCTTTAGCTAAAGTTAATTACAGGGAAATCGGAAAGGTCTTTAAAAATGGCCGGGTTTTAGGCTTGTCCTTAATTCAAAACTGGGTGATAGGGCCTGTCTTAATGTTTTTACTTGCGATAATCTTTTTACGTGGTTATCCCCAGTACATGGTTGGGTTAATTCTCATTGGATTGGCTCGGTGCATTGCCATGGTCATTGTTTGGAACAGTTTGGCTGAAGGAGATTCTGAGTATGCGGCGGCGCTGGTAGCCTTTAACTCTGTATTTCAAGTGCTGTTTTATTCCGTTTATGCCTATTTGTTTATTACGGTTTTGCCGGGAGTATTTGGCCTGAAAGGAATGCAGGTCCATGTTTCAATGGGTGATGTTGCAGCCAGTGTAGGAATCTATCTAGGCATACCTTTCCTAGGAGGTATGCTAACGAGGCTTTTCTTAGAACCGGCTAAGGGAACTGATTGGTACAAAGGTGTATTTGTTCCCAAAATAAGCCCATTAGCATTGATCGCTTTGTTATTTACCATCGTTATTATGTTTAGTTATCAAGGCCGTTATATTGTTCAATTACCACTTGATGTTGTAAAGATAGGTATTCCGCTCGTTATTTATTTTGCTGTTATGTTTACGCTGTCCTTTTTCATAAGTAAACGGATGGGGATTAATTATGCTCAAACAACAAGTTTATCGTTTACTGCGGCGAGCAATAATTTTGAGTTGGCAATAGCCGTTGCAGTCGCTATGTTCGGAATTCAGTCCGGTCAAGCTTTTGCCGCTGTGATAGGGCCGTTGATTGAAGTGCCGGTTATGATTGCTCTTGTCAATGTTGCATTGAGCTGGCGCCGAAAATATTTTGGATTGCAAAAAAGTTGATAGAATAGAATTTACTTTCTAAGGGGTTATACTAATGAACAAAGTTAAAGTTGCATTTGTGTGTGTGCACAACTCGTGTCGCTCACAGATGGCAGAAGCTCTTGGCAAAATGCTTGCATCAGATGTCTTTGAGTCCTATTCAGCCGGTACGGAGAAGAGACCGTATATCAATCAGGATGCCGTTCGGATTATTAAACAGCTGTACCATTTTAATATGGAAGAGGCGCAGTTCTCGAAGCTTATTTCGGATATTCCAACACCGGATATTGTTATTACAATGGGTTGTAATGTGAATTGCCCTTATGTACCCTGCAATTACAGAGAAGACTGGGGTATTGAAGATCCTTCTGGAAAAAGTGACGAAGAGTTCCTGAAGACGGCAAGAACTATAGAAAATATGGTTTTAGACCTGAAGGAACGGATAGCAAACAACGAAATTACAGTCTAAGATGAGGAGCACTATGTTAGAAATAAGCAGTAGCAGAGAAATCAAAATTACTCAAACGTCTTCGGAATTAATGATGCGTGATATATTAGGTTCTTGGAAGGCCCGATGGGGAATAAACCGGATGAATTATAAAGTCGAGCCGGGTCTTTATAGTATCGGAAAGCCTGATAAATCCTCCCCCGTTTTTGTTTCGGCAAATTATAAAATGAGCTTTGACAGCTTAAGAAAAGAATTAAGCGGATTCGATGCCTATATCATGGTTATAGATACCAAAGGAATTAACGTTTGGTGTGCCGCAGGCAAGGGGACATTTGGGACAACAGAAATTATAAACCGTATTGCTATCGTTCAATTAGACAAGGTTGTTTCTCACAGAAATATAATACTGCCACAATTAGGGGCACCGGGTGTCGTCGGTCACGAAGTATTAAAGTATTCTGGTTTCAGAGTTATCTATGGACCGGTAAGAGCTAAGGATATTAAGGACTTTATGAATGCCGGAATGAAGGCTGCTTCTGAAATGAGGAGGGTTAAGTTCAGTGCCTATGATAGGTTGGTTTTAACTCCGGTTGAATTAGTTAATACAATTAAGCCTTCATTAATGATATTTGGAGTGCTTTTTTTGCTAAACCTTATTGGGATAGGGCCATTCGGCTTCGTTGATTTTTACGGGTATTTAGGTTCCTTGATCGTTGGATGTGTGTTAACTCCGGTACTGCTCCCTTGGATTCCCGGACGGGCCTTCGCTTGGAAAGGCTGGTTATTGGGGCTTATCTGGGCAGTCATCGTAAATTTGCTGAATGGATGGCCGTATGCACCGCAATATGGCTTATTAAAAGCTCTGGGTTATTTGTTGATTCTTCCTTCACTTTCTGCTTACCTGGCTATGAATTTCACAGGCTCTTCAACATATACTTCCTTCTCAGGTGTATTGAAAGAGATGAAAACGGCTATTCCGGCGATTATAATTTCGGTAGTTTTAGGGGTTATTTTGATTTTGGTTAATAGCTTTATCTAGCACAAAAGGAGTATAAAATGAAGAATAGATATTTGAAAAATGTCTCTACTTTAAAGATGGAACCCGAGAAATGCACAGGCTGTGGAAAGTGTCTTGAGGTCTGCCCTCATAACGTTTTTGTCATGACAAATGGTAAATCGGTAATTACGGAAAAAGATAATTGCATCGAATGTGGCGCATGCGTCAAAAACTGTCCGTTTAATGCTCTGGAAGTTAAACCTGGCGTTGGTTGCGCTTCGGCCATTATTAAAGGCTGGCTTACAGGGACCGAACCGAGTTGTGATTGTTCGGATGGTAGCTGCTGCTAATTTACGGAATGCACCCCTTTTTAAGCCGATGCACCCCCCTTTATCAAAAGCGGAGGTGCATCGTTAATTTGTATCAATAGTTTTGAGTCATTAGACAAAAAACCTATACGGTAGACTTTCTAAGCAAAAAATGTGTTGAAAGTAATGGCCATGCTGCCCAATACTACGTCGAGGATTGCCACCCGGCAATTATTTCTAAAGAAGATTTTGCAGCCGTTCAACTGGAATTTAAGAGAAGGTACAGCATGCGCGGGTACTCTAAGACAGGAAGGAGCACTTCCACGGGTACCCTTTTTGCGGGAAACTGTTCTGCCAAAACCGCGGTTCTAAGTTTAGAAGGTCGGCCTGGGGAACAGAGAATAAAAAGCATGTGTAGATTTGCATCAACCAACAGAATGGTGATGCTGCATGTGAGAAAAAATGAGAAGGATTTAGAAAAGGCCTTTTGAACAACAAACAGGCAATCCTGACTATAGGATATGTCTTATTGGCGCTAGATTTTTGTTATTAGTATTAACATTTATAAAATTTTATTTTTATGGTAAATATTTTAGTAACGCTATAAAATAGGAACATTTGGAATTATATTGAGTGATAAGCAAATTACATTATGTAAATAATAACTTAAAATATTTTTAAGAGGTGAGAATCTTGATAATAAATATAGTTAAGTGAGTTAGTTTCATAATTCATACCCCTTGATATAAGCGGGCTTTTTACCCGTAAAAAAAGGAGTACCTCCCCAAAATCTCGAAAGTGTAAGTGACCAAACAAACACCGAGAGGTTGAAAGGAGAACTCCCAATGTTTAGTATTCGCCAAGAACGTCTATTTTCCTTGGAAGAAATCTTAGAAATGTCACCGAAAGAATCGTATCCGCTTCTATTGGAACCGCTGAATATTACTCCTTTGTTGAGAGTGGTTTCAAAAAGGGCATTTTTGGGAGCTCCAACCACGCTTAACTATTCAGCCATGATCTATTCTTTATTCATTCGAGTGATCGAACGAATTCCTACGATCAAAGATTTACGAAAACGATTAAAAAACAGCTTGGAATTCCGTTTCGACTGCGGCTTTACGATGGCTGATGCAGTTCCTAGCGAGTCCTCTTATACTCGAATGATTCAAAAAATCAAGGGTTCTTCTGCTTTGGAAAAAATTCAAAATGAACTAGTCTCTCAGGCGTTTCAAGAAGGCTTCATCGATGGGGATGTTATAGCCATCGATGCTACTCATATTGAAGCGAGAGACCGTAAACCTGAGAAAAAGAAAGACGAAGAGATTCCGGTCAAGCAAACCTCCAAAAAACGCGGACGAAAACCCAAATCGGAACGGGAGAAATGGCTCAAAGAACAACAGGAACTGGAAGAGAATCGACCCCTCTTTGAGAAGAAAATTGAAGCTCAACTTCCTCTTGATTTCAAGACGATCGAACAGCAAATCCCGCAAGATCCTCACTGGGGAATTAAGAAAAACTCCGAGGGCAAAAACGTCTTTTGGTTCGGGTTCAAAGGTCATCTTCTCGTGGACTGTAAAAGCCAATACATTTTAAAGTCCTTACTTTCCTCGGGAAATGTCAATGATGGCAAAATGGCGATTCCTCTACTCAAGGCTCTTCATGAACTTCACCCCCAGCTGAAGCCTTCCTATTCGCTTTTGGATGCTGGTTACGATTACAGCTCAATTTACCAACAAGCAAAAGCCATGGGGTCAAGGGCCCTGATTGATTACAATCCACGCAATGAACAACTACCTGAAGACAAGGACAAATACTTTTGCCCTAAGTGTCAAGAAGGTCATTCCTACCGATATGATAGCTATGATTCCCGATACGACACGTTGAAATATACTCAACCCAAGGAGTGCAAAGAGTGTCCTCTGAAAGAAAACAACCAGTGTCAAAAGGTATTCAAGGTTAAGGTTTCCTCAGACCCCAGAAAATACACCGTTCCAGCCAGAGGAAGTGGGCGCTACTTTGAACTCTATAAACAGAGAACAGCCGTAGAACGTGTTAATGCTTATCTCAAAGAGTACTTTCAGTTAAACAACATTCGACATCGAGGAAACGTAGCCAAAGTCGATTTCGAGTTTTCTATCCTGACCTATACCCTCTGCAAATTAGCCGTAGACCGATTGAACAAGTTCAAACGTATAGCTGCAGCATAAATCTTCAAAAAATGTTACTAACGAAATTCTGAAGGTCTGAGCTTTAACAATTAAACATTATGAAATTGACTCAAGTTATTAAATAAATTGCCAAAAATCAAAGACTCTATGGTAGTCGGTCTGTTAGGTGGGTTAATAGGTGCTCTCAGCATGGATTTGTCTAATTTTATTTTATGGCGTAATAACAAAACTGAAGGACTTTACGGACATTTAGCAGGATCAATGATAATGAGACCTGGCAAGTTAAAACAGGGTAAAAACTTTATTGTAGGGGAGATTTTGCATGTTACAGTAGGGTCAGTTATTGGTCTTATTTTAACTGCAGTTTTTCGTGTGTTTGGAAAAGATCATTATTTTATAAAGGGAGGCTTTCTAGCGACTGTAACTTGGGGGTTTCTTTATAATTTTGGTCAAAAAATGAATTTTTATAGATTAAAGCCTCATCTTACAAAAAGTAGTTATGCATCAATATTACATCACCTAATTTATGGCCTTGTAACCTCAAAAGTAATTGTGTTTTTTGCTGATCCCAATATGTTCTCTAGTAAAAAATCTAATGAAGTTAGTTATGAGCAAGAAGTCAATCCTAATTTATCTATAGTTGAGTAGTAACAATCAGCAAATACTAAAATTGTGAGGTTGAGAATATAAAGATGTTAATATCATTTTACTGTAGCCATATATTACCATTACACTTGAGCACGTAGGCGTTTCTGAGATGCAGTGTGTTCTCTACTGAGCCGATTTGGCAACTCCAGGCACGTGGAGTGCGTGGTTCGTTTAAGAAAACAGACACTCTGGAGCCGCTTGTAGCAAGGGCTTCAGAAACGGAGTTTGCATCCGGGTGAAAAAGTCTTGGATCTCGGATGCGGTCGAGGAGAGGAAACCCTACAAGCAGCAGCTCTGGTTGGCGGGGACGGCTTTGCTTGGGGGGGACATTACCCAGAAAATGATTGAAAGAGCCCAAGAACGCGCGGATCAAGTCACGAGCAAGAATGTGGCTTTTCTACTATCGTCGATGGAGAAAATCCCGATTGGGGATGAATGCCTGGACGCCGTGCTTAGTAACTTTGCTATCAATCACGTCGAGGATAAGGTCGCTGTTTACCGTGAGATTCATCGTACTCTAAAACCCGGCGGCCGATTTGTTGTTTCGGACCATAATGACGGAAACGCCTCTACCCTCTGAGATTAAGCAGGATCCGGAAGCAGTAGCTGCTTGTTTTGGAGGGGCCATTACTGATCACATTAGACGGGCCTCAAGAAGTTCATGACTAACGTCGTCATACTGCAGGTGGGCAAGGGACGTACGATAAGGTTATGCTCGGTGTCACGGAAGAATTGGGCAATGTTTGTTAAGTTAGCAGAGAGACATCCTATTTTGAAGAAGTTTCATAGACCAGAGTTTAAGGGCATTAATCACCTAGTTCAGACAGGGGAACTATATTTACCTTCGTATGACACTTGCCCAGCCTGTAAAACAGAATGGGTCTTTGATCTTTACGGCGATATTTATGGGTGTACCGCAACGACTGGTCAAAACAACTATAAACTCGGCACGTATTTTCCGGAGTTTAAACTCAAAGCCGATGAAGTTAAAGAATGGCAGGAACGGAGTGTGCTGACGATCCCCGAATGTCAGACCTGTGAGGTCAGCTTGATCTGTGGCGGAGGGTGTGGTGCCGTGGCTAAGGATCGACAGGGAAAAGTTCTGGCTCTCCAGATTGTCACCCCATTAAGGAACTTTTAACGATAGGGTTAAATTACTATGGTGATGATATACTGAAGATTAGTTATTAAGACCGCCGATGTCGTTAAAATGGCTCTGGTGGTGGTAATTTTCATTGCCAATTCAGTCCCTTCTATATACCGCTTATATACCAAGATGGGGTATATAAGCGGTATATGGAGGCGCTTGTACTTCAATAAGAGTTGCTCGGTGGGGGCGATTGGACAAATTAGATTTGATGCCCCGACTATTGACTAGGAGAAATACCTTGACTGCAAGAACTGTGTAAATTATTGCCCGATGGGAGTTATATAAGTGAATGAATAGAAGAAGGGATCCTAATAGCGCAAGATTAGGCTCCCTTCTTCTATTGCGCTACTTCCCAGGTTTAATCAACATGCCATTATTCAGATGGTTCATAGACCGTGTGGCGGAAGAGCCACATGGAAGTATAATCGAAAATTGGTGGTCAAGTGACGGGAATCTTTTAATGAAATGTATATCGCCCATATCATTCTTTATGATAGAATAATCTAAAAAGGTTCTAGAAGAAAATGATTTTTGATACTCTTTGGATAGATATTTCAGTAATTGCCAGCATTATAGCAATTTGTATTTTGGCATACAAGGCGAAGGCACTCACACTTTTGGGGGCTCTTTTTGCCTTTTTCCTGACTGTTGGGATTTATATTTCTGGCGGTATTCCTTTCTTGGCTGCTTTGTTAGGATTCTTTATATCCTCTAGTTTTTTTACAAAATTACGTGCAAACGAGAAGGAAGAGCTCGAAAAGGCATTGTATGATAAGGGCGGAAACAGAGACCAAGTCCAGGTCTTAGCCAACGGTGGGGCTGCATTTATCATTGCAGCAGCTCATTTCCTGATGCCTGATAAACAGCTTTTTGTAGCGTATTTTGTAGCAATAGCGGCCTGTAATGCTGACTCATGGGCTTCGGAAATCGGTATTATGAGTAAGGCAACCCCATTTTCCATTATAAATTTGAAGCCAGTACAAAGAGGTATGTCCGGTGGGGTGACATTCCTCGGATTGTTTGCAAGTGCTTGCGGCGCTTTGTTTATTGCTGGTATATATACAATATTTATGTTTGTACGGTTTCCTTTCCTTGAACTGATAAGGGATTGTACAATTATTACGATATTTGGATTTGCCGGTGCTGCTATAGACAGTGCCTTAGGGGTGTTTTTCCAACCTGCTTACGTTGACAGTAGAGGGAGGCTCACGGAAAAAAGAGCTGAAGGCAGAGTGCAAAACAATAAGGTAAAAGGCTTCGAATTTTTCGGCAATGATATGGTCAATTTCGTAAGCTCCCTAGTGGCTGCATGTCTTGCATATTATGCCATAACTTTTTTATAATGAGCTTCCTCTAAACCTGTGGGAGCGGGGTTGAAAACCAAATAATCTAAACAGCTTTGCAGGCAATTGTAATCCAAGGCGTATTAACGCACTGAAAATAGATGTTATAATACTATCATGAAAAATCAGCCTAAAATGTATGTCGGAATACAAAATAGGTAAATGATGAAGGTGAGATAAGAGGATGGCTGTGATTGTTTTAACGGATAGCACAAGCTATTTGAGTGAAAAGATCAGAAAAGAGTTAAATATTAAAATGGTATCTTTAAATATTTCCTACGGAAATGACAGCATGAGAGAAATTGACATAGATAATGATCGATTTTATAAAATGATGGCCTCGAATGGAATTCCAACATCCTCACAGCCTTCAGTGGGGGACATGTATAGAGAAATGCTAGATGTGGTAGAGAAGGGTGATAGTCTGTGCTGTATTTTCTTATCATCTGATATGAGCGGTACTTTTTCAACAGGTCAAATAGTGAAAAAGATGGTTTTGGAAAGACATGAGAATGCTAAGATAGAGATTGTTGACTCTAGGTCCAACTGTATGCAGCTTGGCTTTGCTGTTGTCATGGCAGCGAGAGCAGCACAAGCGGGTAAGTCCTTGGAGCAGGTTAAAGAAGCAGCATTAGACATTATTAAAAGAAGTCGGTTCTTATTTATTCCTGAGAACTTAGACTACTTAAAAAAGGGTGGAAGAATTGGCGGAGCTAGTGCTTTGCTGGGAAATTTATTTAAAATTATTCCGATATTGACTGTGGAAAACGGCAAGACAACAATTATGATGAAAGTTAGAACTAAGAAAAATGCGGTTTTGGCTATGTTTGATACAATGTTGCAGGATATAAACAGCTGTGATTTAGGAGAGATTGTTATTCATCATATCAATTGTCTGGACGAAGCAAAAGAGCTTGCAAACGTGATTAAAGAACATCTTGAGGTAATCGTAGATATAATGGATATCGGTCCAGTCATTGGATTACATGTTGGACCAGGAGCAATCGGAATTGCTTATTATACGCTAAAGGCTATGAGATAACTTTAGAGACATCGGTTGACCCTAAGGTATTGGCTGGTCAGTACTGAGTTGACTCAGCAAGTTATTTTGCTTATGTGATGCCCCACGGGTGGATGTTAAGCAGTGGCTGCTGGTTGTATTGCAAGTAGGCTAATTTTTTTATTTGTTTTTTAAACCCGACAAGTTAAGCCCCCGAGGCACTTTGGTGTGACTTCATTGAAAGTATTTTTTGGTTATAAAATTGATGAACAAATATTAAATGCGTTGGTTGAGAAGATAGAAATTCTCACACCAACGCATTTAGTTTTAGTTGAAGAGCAGGATGAGGGTGGAGGAAATTGAGAAGTGAAAATCATTCAGCTTTTAAAAGATGAAGGTTGCCGAGAATATATTTCGCAGGTTCATTGCAAAGGTTAAGGTGCGATCGATGGGCGAAGTATAATTTGTGTTTAAATTGGAGTTGAGATGGGGGAGATACGATAACGAATTACAATAATAGGCATATTATGGATAAAATACAAGTGTAAGGTGGTGTAAAAATGGCGACTATCGACGTTTTCCCTACTGATAGTGTCTATATATCCCAATTTTATCACAATACTAATTTTGGAGCTGTCGATCAATTGTTTACAGGACAATATCTTATAAGTAAGGTAAATCATTGTAAACCGGATGCTTATAGAACATTATTGAAATTCGATATTAATTTACTTTGCTCTGATATAATATGTAGTGCTAAGCTATTTCTTTTTGTAAATAGGAAAGATAAACCCGATGCAGAGCTTTCGCCACAAACCGTAACAATATATGAAAATGAAAATGACTTTAACCAAGCAACTGTAACTTGGGATACAGCACCAAATACAATTATTACTCCTTATTCTTTTAATGTAACTGATCATGATGTAGGGTCTTATATAGGAATTGATATTAAGGATTTAGTTCAAGGTTGGGTTAACTCTTGTCATGTGAATGACGGTATTACACTTATTGGAATTGAAGATAAAATAGATACGATTATTGGATACGCAAGTACGGGAAGTGTCAATCCGCCTTTTTTAAGCATAAACTTTAGCTCATGTACCGGAGCGACCGGAGCGGCCGGAGCGACCGGAGCGACCGGAGCCACCGGAGCAGCAGGAGCGACCGGAGCCACCGGAGCAGCAGGAGCCACCGGAGCCACCGGAGCAGCAGGAGCCACCGGAGCCACCGGAGCGGCAGGAGCCACCGGAGCCACCGGAGCCACCGGAGCAGCAGGAGCCACCGGAGCCACCGGAGCGGCAGGAGCCACCGGAGCGGCAGGAGCCACCGGAGCCACCGGAGCGGCAGGAGCCACCGGTGCAACCGGAGCTGCGGGTGCGGGATTAGCGGCATTTGCCTATATTTATAATTTGGGCCTTCAAGTCGTACCGTTAGAATCGGATATATTATTCAGTGATAACGGAGTAATTTTAGGTAGCATTACCCATGCGCCGGGAACAGCTCCAATTATCCTTGGTGCTGCCGGCACCTATTCTATCTGGTTCAACACTGAATGTAATGAAGCTAACCAGTTTACCCTCTTCCAAAATGGTGTTGCCGTTGCTGGTGCCACCTACGGTTCTGGGGCTGGAACTCAACCAAACCCAGGTATGGTAATTATTACAGCTAACGCTGGTGATGTGTTAACCTTGAGAAACCATACTAGTGCGGCGGCAGTT is a window encoding:
- a CDS encoding DegV family protein — translated: MAVIVLTDSTSYLSEKIRKELNIKMVSLNISYGNDSMREIDIDNDRFYKMMASNGIPTSSQPSVGDMYREMLDVVEKGDSLCCIFLSSDMSGTFSTGQIVKKMVLERHENAKIEIVDSRSNCMQLGFAVVMAARAAQAGKSLEQVKEAALDIIKRSRFLFIPENLDYLKKGGRIGGASALLGNLFKIIPILTVENGKTTIMMKVRTKKNAVLAMFDTMLQDINSCDLGEIVIHHINCLDEAKELANVIKEHLEVIVDIMDIGPVIGLHVGPGAIGIAYYTLKAMR
- a CDS encoding DNRLRE domain-containing protein encodes the protein MATIDVFPTDSVYISQFYHNTNFGAVDQLFTGQYLISKVNHCKPDAYRTLLKFDINLLCSDIICSAKLFLFVNRKDKPDAELSPQTVTIYENENDFNQATVTWDTAPNTIITPYSFNVTDHDVGSYIGIDIKDLVQGWVNSCHVNDGITLIGIEDKIDTIIGYASTGSVNPPFLSINFSSCTGATGAAGATGATGATGAAGATGATGAAGATGATGAAGATGATGAAGATGATGATGAAGATGATGAAGATGAAGATGATGAAGATGATGAAGAGLAAFAYIYNLGLQVVPLESDILFSDNGVILGSITHAPGTAPIILGAAGTYSIWFNTECNEANQFTLFQNGVAVAGATYGSGAGTQPNPGMVIITANAGDVLTLRNHTSAAAVTLQTLAGGTESNADASILIEKIS